The Candidatus Schneideria nysicola genome contains a region encoding:
- the nuoM gene encoding NADH-quinone oxidoreductase subunit M, whose product MLLLYLILLPFFGSIICCKSERVGSNIPRWIALFVTGLLLILTLFIWKYYHEAIMGNYSFPNWPIEYILHWIPHLGISLHLALDGLSWLMILLVDIIGILSVLCSWYEVDRSPGFFYCNLLLVLGSVIGVFLSIDLFCLFFFWELILFPMYLLITIWGYPLSPENIRVIIANKFVIYAKISGLLMLVAILTLSFIYYHSHGVLSFNYVDLLGMNMPLHIEFFIMLFFFLSFAIKLPIVPFHSWLSDAHSQTSMTGSIDLVGLLPKTAAYGILRFVLPLFPHASHQFAPIAMWIGVVCIFYGACIAFSQTNIKRFLAYTTLSHMGFILIALYSGNQIAYQGAIVYMIAHSLSMAGLCIIYGQLYDRVYTRDMKRMGGLWNQLGWSSRHIPACSLFFATATLGIPCTGNFVGEIMILFGSFASNPFIAVLSTLGLILASIYSLVMIQRIYYGQPRKTFSLKKTSSSSMEWFLTMSIIILLIFIGIFPQYIIRIAFVSTQHIHAYLSQTLHIE is encoded by the coding sequence ATGTTATTACTCTATCTCATACTTCTGCCTTTTTTCGGTAGTATCATATGTTGTAAGAGTGAGCGTGTTGGTTCTAATATCCCACGCTGGATTGCTTTATTCGTTACAGGATTACTTTTAATTCTTACCTTATTTATATGGAAGTATTATCATGAAGCTATAATGGGGAATTATAGTTTCCCTAATTGGCCAATAGAGTATATCTTACATTGGATCCCACATTTAGGGATAAGTTTACATTTGGCTTTAGATGGATTATCATGGTTAATGATACTATTGGTTGATATTATTGGAATATTATCTGTACTTTGTTCATGGTATGAAGTTGATAGAAGTCCGGGTTTTTTTTATTGTAATTTGCTATTGGTGTTAGGAAGTGTAATTGGCGTATTTTTATCTATAGACTTGTTCTGTTTATTCTTTTTTTGGGAATTAATATTGTTCCCTATGTACTTGTTGATAACAATATGGGGATATCCGCTTTCACCTGAAAATATACGCGTTATAATAGCCAATAAATTTGTTATTTATGCCAAAATTAGTGGTTTGTTAATGTTGGTAGCAATTCTAACTTTATCTTTTATTTATTACCATTCTCATGGTGTTTTAAGTTTTAATTATGTAGATCTATTAGGTATGAATATGCCTCTGCATATTGAATTTTTTATTATGTTATTCTTTTTTTTGTCTTTTGCAATAAAATTACCTATCGTTCCTTTTCATAGTTGGCTGTCAGATGCGCATAGTCAGACTTCTATGACCGGTTCGATCGATTTAGTTGGTCTGTTGCCCAAAACGGCTGCTTATGGTATTTTACGTTTTGTTCTTCCTCTTTTTCCTCATGCTTCACATCAATTTGCACCAATTGCTATGTGGATTGGAGTGGTGTGTATTTTTTATGGAGCTTGTATAGCTTTTTCACAAACCAATATAAAACGTTTTTTAGCTTATACAACTTTATCCCATATGGGCTTTATACTCATTGCGCTATATAGTGGTAATCAAATCGCATATCAAGGCGCAATAGTATATATGATTGCGCATAGTCTTTCTATGGCCGGTCTATGTATTATATATGGGCAATTATATGACCGAGTATATACTCGAGATATGAAACGTATGGGAGGGTTATGGAATCAATTAGGATGGAGTAGTAGGCATATACCTGCATGCTCATTATTTTTCGCTACAGCGACACTAGGGATCCCTTGTACCGGTAATTTTGTGGGTGAAATAATGATATTATTTGGTAGTTTTGCATCGAATCCCTTCATTGCTGTTTTATCCACCTTAGGATTAATATTAGCATCGATTTATTCACTTGTGATGATACAGCGTATATACTATGGTCAACCTAGGAAGACTTTTTCTTTGAAAAAGACCTCCTCAAGCTCAATGGAATGGTTCCTTACCATGTCCATTATAAT